Part of the Spinacia oleracea cultivar Varoflay chromosome 5, BTI_SOV_V1, whole genome shotgun sequence genome, TCAGTTGGGCAATAAAGTGTATGAGTGGGGAGCACAAACTGTGTGGTAGGCTTGAGGTCAACCCAATAGTGACCACCAATTGGTTGGTGAGGAAGTTGTTGCCAGACATTGAGGCAAACTTAGAAATACCAGTGGTCACACTGCAGAGGTATGCTCAGGAGAGGTTCCAGATTGAGGTGAAGCCAAGGCTATTCTATAAGGTGAAAGCAGTGGCTAAGGAGATCATCCATGGTAGTTTTAGTGAGTCATATGCACTCCTACCTAGGTATGCAGAGATGATCAAGGAGACTAACCCTGGGAGTTATGCACTGGTCACATGGCATAGTGTTTCTGGGGATGTGcaaccaaagttcaaggcctgTTTTTTCTCATTTGCTGCACAGTTCAGGGGATTTCTGACTGGGTGTAGGCCCATTATTGGAATTGATGGCTCTCACCTAAGTGggtatttcaagggaattcttCTGGCTGCTTTGGGGATTGATGGAAACAATGAGATTTTCCTGCTAGCTTATGGAGTGGTGGACACTGAAAGTCAAGAGAGCTGGAACTACTTCATGAGGAACCTAAGGGCAGTGTTTCAGCAAGAAGGATGCAACAGGGATGACTGGACCTTCATCAGTGACAGAATGAGGGTaagttatttcaccaaataccctcttGCATATTtaaatttcaccaaataccctcataACATAAATTAATTTCACCAAAAACCCTCAAACCAAAATTtattttcaccaaatacccctataaTTAGCATGTTAATTTCATCAAATACCCTTTTAATTCACTGACTGACTTTGTTGTTTCATTCACTGATTAGGGGGTGGATTTAGCTGTGCATGAGAACTTCCCAAGGGCCACCAGAAGGTGTTGCAGTCAACATCTATACATGAATTGCAAAAATGGTGGTTGGAGTGGAGAACTTTTCCACAAGTTATTCTGGATAGCTGCAAATGCCTTCAACCCCTATGTTTTCAACAAGGCAATAGAGAAGATCACTGACTTTGATCCCAATGCAACAAAGTACTTGGACACATGTACTGAGCAGTGGTCCAGACATCAGTTTGACCCAGAAGTTTGTTGTGATCATAACACAACTAACTTTGTGGAATCATTCAATGCTCTGACCAAGCCTTACAGAGATTTACCAGTTTTGACCCTGTTTGAAGGTAATGCCTCTGTTTCTATTCTACTCTCCTTATTCTGTGTTTTTATTACATGGTCTCTGCATAATATGATTCCCTGGTTGTTTCCTATTTGATTTACAGCAATAAGACAATGGGCTATGCAGAGAATTGGGGTCAGATTTGACAAAGCTGTCAACATGGAACCTCACCAATTAACCGAGTATGCCAGACAGGAACTTGAGCTCAGAGGTGCAGAGTCCAGGTTTTGCTACTCTACTCCTTGTGGAGGTGGGGAGTATGAGGTGAGGGATGGAAATGCGCACTTCCCAGTGAGGATTGACACCAGGAGATGTGGATGTGGGGTATGGCAGGTCTCTGGAATCCCTTGCAAACATGGTTTGAGGGTGATTTACAACCAAAGACTTAGCCCTGAAGATTTTGTGTCTGGCTATTTCAAGGGTGCTGCCTATAAGCAGACATATGCAGAGCATATGCACCCAATGCCTGACCCCAGTCAATGGCCAGAGTACTCCCTTCCCACCATTAATCCCCCTGGGATCAAGAGGAGTGCTGGAAGACCCCCTAAACAGAGAAAGAGGAATGCCATGGAAGCTAAGAAGAGGAAGAGGCATAGCTCAGTCAAGTGTGGAAAGTGCAAGGAAATGGGCCACAATGCAAGGACTTGTAAGAATGGTGCTGGAAGTTCCAAGGCTCCCCCAAAGCAGAGAGCTCCTACAAAGAAGAGGAAGGCATCATCTGATGGTGCAAGTACATCCAAGGCACCACCCAAGGGGAAAAGGTCAAAGCAAGCATGAGGCAGTGTGAATTTTGGGGGGTAGAATGACTTTTTGATTTGGATTAACATAGAAAACAACAGCACATGTAAATGGTGCACATATTTTTTGTAAAGTAAGCTAAAACAGGAATGCTTCCCAAATGTGGGTTTTTTGTGCATATGTAATTATGCAAAAACAAGTAGTTGTTCTTAGATTGTTTCACTTCATTATTACAAAAAGTAAgattacaaacatcaatattCCCATTTGAATTACAAGATTCACTACTTTCTGTTGTTGTttaagcttcttcttcatttgcttcaattcttcttgcatcttacTTTTCCCCCGATTTTCAACACTTTCTCCTTCATCAATGTTTCCCCTGTTTTCTTGCTCAACTCTACCCTTACACCATCTAAGATTGTTGCATGGATCGCACTTGTAGTATAGCCTTTGTGGGTTGAGTGTCGTATCGGAGCTCCGGATTGCAAATTTCCtcccacaataacaaaattggTTAGGaactctaatatatgtggactcattgtgtGTGGATGAAGATTTTGATTGAAAACTCATGACTAAAATGGGATGAAACTACAACAAACACTCAGACCAGCCTTATTTATAACAAAACAACAAGCAACGACTACTTTTCAAATCccaaaactagccgttggactTTAAATAGCTATTTTTCAGTCTTGGGTATTTGAAGAATTAAGTTTAtatttaggggtatttggtgaattcaattaaaatataggggcatttggtgaattataaagtaggctaacggcggactaacggcccgttagtagtaagggtagtttgggtattatagtgagagtgaggggcatttggtgaatttctgaaagtcgaggggcatttggtgaatttcgtgaaaactcaggggtatttcatgaaaaatccgtagtAAAAATCCTTTTATGACCGTTTTAGTGTTTTTACTTTTGGCTATACGGGTTGCACTTTAAGTTACGGGATGAGGATTAAGGGAACTACTCTAGGTATAAGTGGACTCTAGGGGAAGGACTCTAAGTGTGTGAGAACTCTATAGAAGGTAATTCTAGGTGAATGATGACTCTAACAGTAGACTCTAACTTGGTTTAGACTCTTAGGAAATAAGTTTAGTTTAGACTAGGTGAATTttgtaggggtttacagttaaatacataacatgatagcggaataaccccaaacctacgaagcatgtataaagtacagattaagcaatacttacgtttgtagcgtgttttccctagtccAACGAATCaggaacacgaacaagaactccagatgtcattcctctacttggttcaccgacacgttcagatccgtcttgagatcgatggcttagaagtcactcaagatagtttgctttagcaaagaaaaaattctaatggaggcatagagagagtttagggtttctcttaCCTTAGGTTAGAATCTAATTTTTGCATTAAGTTAGGAAAACATGTAGATTAGGTTATTATAAAAACCTATCTAGTAAGCCAAGCCAACCGGCCAAGCATAGAGCCCGACCGACCAGCAAGGCCCACAACCACAGCCTCGCACAAGCGCACAGCACAGCACGCAATGGgctgggcctcgctgctgctgttgttgtggcttcaccgcgcgcgcacagccaaggcagcaaggccatgggctttTGCTCCTTGCGCTTTGCTTGTGGACTTGCCTTCGTGttttctttatttaattatcattcgataattcatttatcgtttcgtacttgacgatccattgtcgTACCATACGaatattcgtttcgcctagcttacgaatatacgcaatcacgatatacgatttcacgatctaaTGTTAAaccgtataatta contains:
- the LOC130461578 gene encoding uncharacterized protein; this translates as MSATWLLLHYKSHDFDVRVLDTDKCQLIDIFLDIFEESRKQNVFLPEKFRLYTNSPTGRVELVDDSVMIRMWGWNMGKDTVELWIEDSDSPGLAFRSAVALLDMQRKELEKKLRERQEELLRMQREAEEQRRKEEEKERVRLELEEQKKYTVAMEVPVVDVENDGVEYVRVITTEDADEVFPGQSQPQPQTQDSPPPKKPTKSKPRKKLTPKKKKTPKNAPPKPTKTTTTPESTTQTPPPPPESRQQTPPPPPQSRQHTPSPPPQSTQQTPSPPPQSTQHTPSPPPQQTQTENAAPTEPQANIPEPSVPSKPLKTGRARPKGFRVGKPTLVKLGTYVAKTNASKVKRGAGRACKGKGVAVLSDNEDDEDSEDDDYEGEVSDDDSEDEEDIGDFIIAEEGLEDLQDDIPEKTFEDCLDGSARMDRNYKNGKVYVEQPYGSIRLEPWLIFKDRESFMNVLMDYCIQEGFGLSVEKSDNLRYTAVCAIEGCDWRIHASKMVDKFSWAIKCMSGEHKLCGRLEVNPIVTTNWLVRKLLPDIEANLEIPVVTLQRYAQERFQIEVKPRLFYKVKAVAKEIIHGSFSESYALLPRYAEMIKETNPGSYALVTWHSVSGDVQPKFKACFFSFAAQFRGFLTGCRPIIGIDGSHLSGYFKGILLAALGIDGNNEIFLLAYGVVDTESQESWNYFMRNLRAVFQQEGCNRDDWTFISDRMRGVDLAVHENFPRATRRCCSQHLYMNCKNGGWSGELFHKLFWIAANAFNPYVFNKAIEKITDFDPNATKYLDTCTEQWSRHQFDPEVCCDHNTTNFVESFNALTKPYRDLPVLTLFEAIRQWAMQRIGVRFDKAVNMEPHQLTEYARQELELRGAESRFCYSTPCGGGEYEVRDGNAHFPVRIDTRRCGCGVWQVSGIPCKHGLRVIYNQRLSPEDFVSGYFKGAAYKQTYAEHMHPMPDPSQWPEYSLPTINPPGIKRSAGRPPKQRKRNAMEAKKRKRHSSVKCGKCKEMGHNARTCKNGAGSSKAPPKQRAPTKKRKASSDGASTSKAPPKGKRSKQA